From a single Thalassospira sp. ER-Se-21-Dark genomic region:
- a CDS encoding methyl-accepting chemotaxis protein, which translates to MSLNIGSRILLAAAMIVVATFTAFILYFDYQQRTYIQNALVAKLTESGSLATAGISNWLDGRRLLVESLANNIARDSSPTNVSEVASGEAFAESFIFSYFGSADGVMTMYPPDDLPPDYDPRQRPWYADAVSVGDSTLTEPYTDASTGQLIVTATTSVFDGSNLLGVVGGDIDIGILGDLVRSIDLGGIGYGFLVNDQGTVLIHPSAEFTLKPLPEVFPDDTPTVKEGMENIIDGTGDQLFTFFRVNGLPSVNWYLGFALDRDAAYASLTEFRYTAIITAIIAILAIMGLMGLLVRIWVSRPVMSMTSAMTRLANGQRDVDVPGTELKDEIGAMAAAVLVFKNNAAEVDRLASENEAATRHAAEARRRAMEQMADNFEKSVLSIVETVADAAEKTQSVATQLSANAEESTARAAAVSSAANITTENVQAVASATEELSAAIREIGAQVTQSIEVATEAVSGVNSTSATVTELAEAAERIGKVVGLIQDIAGQTNLLALNATIEAARAGDAGKGFAVVAGEVKSLANQTDKATGDIQVQVDGIQGSSNRSVSEIRSISGTIERINEFCNAIAAAVEQQGAATQEIADSVQRAASGTQEVSQNVSAVSDTANMVSEEANSLLSSSQELRKLAQRLREEVIGFLKSVRDND; encoded by the coding sequence ATGTCGCTCAATATTGGTAGCCGGATATTGCTTGCTGCGGCAATGATCGTTGTTGCGACATTCACGGCATTCATCCTTTATTTTGACTATCAGCAACGAACATACATCCAGAATGCGCTTGTGGCTAAATTGACCGAGAGTGGTTCGTTGGCCACTGCCGGTATTTCAAACTGGCTTGATGGCCGGCGCCTGTTGGTTGAGAGCCTTGCTAACAATATTGCCCGTGACAGTTCCCCCACCAATGTCTCTGAAGTTGCAAGCGGTGAGGCATTTGCCGAGTCATTTATCTTTTCATATTTCGGCAGTGCTGACGGTGTGATGACTATGTATCCGCCCGATGATCTGCCACCCGACTACGACCCGCGCCAACGCCCATGGTACGCAGATGCAGTTTCTGTCGGTGACAGTACGCTTACCGAACCCTACACCGATGCATCCACCGGTCAGCTCATTGTTACGGCGACTACATCTGTTTTTGATGGATCAAACCTTCTTGGGGTTGTTGGCGGCGATATCGATATTGGTATCCTTGGTGATCTGGTTCGCAGCATCGATTTGGGCGGGATCGGATATGGCTTTCTGGTTAATGATCAGGGAACGGTCCTGATCCATCCGAGTGCGGAATTCACCCTTAAACCCCTGCCTGAAGTGTTTCCTGACGACACACCAACGGTAAAGGAAGGCATGGAGAACATCATTGATGGCACAGGCGATCAGTTGTTCACCTTTTTCCGCGTCAATGGCTTGCCTTCTGTAAACTGGTATCTCGGCTTTGCACTTGATCGCGATGCCGCATATGCGTCGCTTACCGAGTTTCGCTACACTGCGATTATTACCGCCATCATTGCCATTCTGGCCATAATGGGCCTGATGGGGCTGCTAGTTCGAATTTGGGTTTCACGGCCGGTTATGAGTATGACGTCGGCCATGACCCGCCTCGCCAATGGTCAAAGGGATGTCGATGTCCCGGGAACGGAACTCAAGGACGAAATTGGCGCGATGGCCGCGGCTGTTCTGGTGTTTAAGAACAACGCTGCAGAAGTGGATCGTCTGGCGAGCGAGAACGAGGCCGCGACCAGACATGCGGCTGAGGCGCGCAGGCGCGCCATGGAACAAATGGCAGACAATTTCGAGAAGAGTGTTCTTTCCATTGTAGAAACAGTGGCTGACGCGGCCGAAAAAACGCAGTCGGTCGCAACCCAGTTATCTGCCAATGCAGAGGAATCGACGGCCCGTGCCGCCGCTGTTTCGAGTGCAGCGAACATAACGACGGAAAATGTCCAGGCGGTGGCGTCCGCAACCGAGGAGCTTTCTGCTGCCATTCGCGAAATTGGTGCACAGGTTACGCAATCAATCGAAGTGGCGACCGAGGCAGTTTCTGGCGTCAACAGTACCTCTGCAACGGTCACGGAGCTTGCCGAGGCCGCTGAGCGGATCGGAAAAGTCGTTGGTCTCATTCAAGATATTGCCGGGCAAACAAACCTTCTGGCGCTGAACGCAACCATCGAAGCAGCACGTGCAGGTGATGCTGGTAAGGGCTTTGCCGTCGTTGCCGGTGAGGTGAAATCGCTTGCCAATCAAACAGACAAGGCTACTGGCGATATTCAGGTTCAGGTAGATGGTATTCAAGGATCGTCGAACCGTTCAGTTTCCGAAATCAGGTCTATTTCCGGAACGATCGAGCGGATCAACGAATTCTGCAATGCCATTGCAGCCGCGGTTGAGCAACAAGGGGCTGCCACACAAGAGATTGCAGACAGCGTTCAACGTGCAGCATCAGGCACGCAGGAAGTCTCGCAAAATGTGTCGGCCGTCTCTGATACCGCTAACATGGTAAGTGAGGAAGCCAACTCGCTCCTCTCGTCTTCCCAGGAATTGCGAAAACTTGCCCAGCGTCTCAGGGAAGAAGTTATCGGCTTCCTGAAATCTGTGCGCGACAACGACTAG
- a CDS encoding TAXI family TRAP transporter solute-binding subunit produces the protein MKRALFAGMAVAFAFGSTAAVAQDRSDWPESFTVGTASQGGTYFAYGSGWANLVAEELGISGGGEVTGGPMQNMALVHTGEAAFGMTTMGPAAESLAGTNPIAPGLQMTNACAMFPMYQTPFSITALSSSGITSVADIPAGAKIGFGPAGSTSDTYFPRMLEELGVDFERRNGGWADLGGQLQDGLLDVIAFAAGVPVPAVSQLEVQTDVNIIEFTEAEQKQIMDAFPVSEFDIAADTYTTLTEPARSVSMWNFAIANCELPESFVYAATDVVMSDNERMVSIHRAARSTVPANWDKNKVMKWHPGAAKWFNENGASIPADMIY, from the coding sequence ATGAAACGCGCATTATTTGCAGGGATGGCGGTCGCGTTCGCGTTCGGGAGCACTGCTGCCGTAGCGCAGGATCGTTCTGACTGGCCGGAGAGCTTTACCGTTGGTACAGCTTCACAGGGCGGAACCTATTTCGCGTATGGTTCTGGCTGGGCGAACCTTGTGGCAGAAGAACTCGGCATCTCGGGTGGCGGTGAAGTCACCGGCGGCCCGATGCAGAACATGGCCCTTGTCCATACCGGTGAAGCGGCCTTTGGAATGACAACGATGGGGCCGGCAGCGGAATCACTCGCAGGTACGAACCCGATCGCACCGGGTCTTCAGATGACCAACGCCTGTGCAATGTTCCCGATGTATCAGACACCGTTCTCGATCACGGCGCTCTCTTCCTCGGGAATTACCTCGGTTGCTGACATTCCGGCTGGCGCCAAAATCGGCTTTGGTCCGGCAGGTTCAACCTCGGATACATATTTCCCGCGTATGCTTGAGGAACTCGGTGTTGACTTCGAACGTCGTAATGGTGGCTGGGCCGACCTTGGCGGCCAGCTGCAGGATGGCCTGCTTGACGTGATTGCGTTCGCCGCAGGTGTTCCGGTTCCGGCTGTCAGCCAGCTTGAAGTACAGACTGACGTGAACATCATCGAATTCACCGAAGCTGAACAGAAACAGATCATGGATGCCTTCCCCGTATCCGAGTTCGACATTGCCGCAGACACTTACACCACGCTGACCGAACCGGCCCGTTCGGTTTCGATGTGGAACTTCGCGATCGCCAACTGCGAGCTTCCGGAGAGCTTTGTTTATGCCGCAACCGACGTTGTGATGTCTGACAACGAGCGGATGGTATCGATCCACCGTGCGGCCCGTTCGACTGTTCCGGCAAACTGGGACAAGAACAAAGTCATGAAGTGGCACCCGGGTGCTGCCAAGTGGTTCAATGAGAATGGTGCATCCATTCCGGCAGACATGATCTACTAA
- a CDS encoding TRAP transporter fused permease subunit: MTNKSQVEDEHLIADGVDEEPVEHNRRLFEGSGLTFITISAAIYAAFHMLALNGVSLSGMTGGIVNLPFLPDFPLETWNFRIVHVAGALALGFLWYSANSFNNSPGTGTPLLGYLSYVLLVPAFMATGMAFSFALDIQNGVMWNGIDATIKFNETWLFGTPLLVATVGGIVLSWFHKTSREKYSAPDFVLCVCAFAVAVYLITIYGTLMRNSTGTPFAPIGISIAAVAGTLLIMELTRRVAGLALVVIATIFLIYVFVGEFLPGFLQSPSVTWQRFFSQVYTDAGILGPTTAVSSTYIILFIIFAAFLQASKVGDYFVNFAFSVAGRARGGPAKVAIFASGLMGMINGTSAGNVVATGSLTIPLMKKVGYHKKTAGAIEAAASTGGQIMPPIMGAGAFIMAEITGIPYTEIAIAAVIPAILYFVSIYFMVDFEAAKLGMRGMREDELPRFDVMIKKVFLFLPIIILIIALFLGYSVIRAGTLATVAAVVVSWLTPNRVGARSVAKAFELAGGMSIQIIAVCACAGIIVGVIALTGVGARFSNLLLGLAEASQLLALVFAMLIAILLGMGMPTTAAYAVAASVVAPGLIELGIEPLTAHFFVFYFAVVSAITPPVALASYAAAGISGANPMETSVASFKIGIAAFIVPFMFFYNSAILMDGTYLQIGQALITAVVGVFLLSSGVQGWFLGRSAVWFLRILLVIAALFMISGGLITDLIGVGMAIGTLLIQRILKPKPGTTFRIGGAD, from the coding sequence ATGACAAACAAAAGCCAGGTGGAAGACGAACACCTTATTGCCGATGGTGTTGACGAAGAGCCGGTCGAACATAATCGACGTCTTTTCGAAGGCAGTGGCCTGACCTTTATCACCATTTCCGCTGCAATCTATGCAGCCTTCCACATGCTTGCACTGAATGGTGTTTCGCTCTCGGGTATGACGGGCGGGATTGTTAATCTGCCATTTCTCCCCGACTTTCCGCTTGAAACATGGAACTTCCGTATCGTTCACGTTGCGGGTGCGCTTGCGCTTGGTTTTCTGTGGTACTCGGCCAACAGTTTCAATAACAGCCCGGGCACAGGTACACCGCTTTTGGGGTATCTGTCGTATGTTCTTCTCGTGCCGGCATTCATGGCCACCGGTATGGCGTTTAGCTTCGCGCTCGACATCCAGAACGGTGTGATGTGGAACGGCATTGATGCGACAATCAAGTTTAATGAAACCTGGCTTTTCGGAACACCGCTTCTGGTGGCGACAGTAGGCGGTATTGTTTTGTCCTGGTTCCACAAAACATCACGCGAAAAATATTCTGCCCCCGACTTCGTGCTCTGCGTCTGTGCCTTCGCGGTCGCTGTTTATCTGATCACGATCTATGGCACATTGATGCGCAACTCGACGGGTACCCCCTTTGCGCCAATCGGGATTTCGATCGCTGCTGTTGCTGGCACATTGCTGATCATGGAGCTGACCCGAAGGGTTGCAGGTCTGGCACTGGTGGTCATTGCGACCATCTTCCTGATCTACGTTTTCGTTGGTGAATTCCTGCCAGGGTTCCTACAGTCACCATCCGTTACATGGCAGCGTTTCTTTAGCCAGGTTTACACCGATGCAGGGATACTCGGCCCGACGACCGCTGTTTCGTCGACCTATATCATTCTCTTCATCATTTTTGCAGCCTTCCTGCAGGCGTCCAAGGTTGGCGACTATTTCGTGAACTTTGCCTTCTCGGTCGCTGGTCGTGCCCGTGGTGGCCCGGCAAAGGTTGCGATCTTTGCATCCGGTCTGATGGGCATGATTAACGGTACGTCTGCCGGGAACGTGGTGGCGACTGGTTCGCTCACCATTCCGCTGATGAAAAAGGTCGGCTATCACAAGAAGACCGCCGGTGCGATTGAGGCTGCGGCTTCAACCGGCGGTCAGATCATGCCGCCGATCATGGGGGCAGGTGCCTTCATCATGGCCGAGATCACCGGCATTCCATATACCGAGATTGCGATTGCAGCCGTCATTCCGGCCATTCTTTACTTCGTGTCGATCTATTTCATGGTCGATTTTGAGGCCGCGAAACTTGGCATGCGCGGCATGCGCGAAGATGAATTGCCGCGCTTTGATGTAATGATCAAAAAGGTATTCCTGTTCCTTCCGATCATCATTCTGATCATCGCACTGTTCCTCGGCTATTCCGTGATCAGGGCAGGGACCCTTGCCACCGTTGCGGCTGTCGTTGTCAGTTGGTTAACGCCAAATCGCGTGGGGGCACGGTCGGTTGCCAAGGCGTTTGAGCTGGCAGGCGGCATGTCGATCCAGATCATCGCAGTTTGTGCCTGTGCGGGTATCATTGTCGGTGTGATTGCGCTCACCGGGGTTGGTGCACGCTTTTCCAACCTTCTGCTTGGTTTGGCCGAAGCCTCCCAGCTTTTGGCACTGGTCTTTGCCATGCTGATTGCCATTTTGCTCGGCATGGGAATGCCAACGACGGCGGCCTATGCGGTGGCCGCATCTGTGGTAGCACCTGGTCTGATTGAGCTTGGAATTGAACCACTTACGGCACATTTCTTCGTGTTCTACTTTGCAGTGGTTTCGGCGATCACACCGCCGGTGGCGCTGGCATCCTATGCTGCGGCCGGGATATCCGGGGCCAACCCAATGGAAACCTCGGTTGCGTCATTCAAGATTGGTATTGCCGCCTTCATAGTACCGTTCATGTTCTTCTATAACTCTGCCATCCTCATGGACGGCACCTATCTTCAGATCGGTCAGGCACTGATTACGGCCGTTGTGGGAGTATTCCTTCTGTCGTCTGGCGTTCAGGGCTGGTTCCTTGGCCGTTCAGCGGTTTGGTTCCTGCGCATTCTGCTTGTTATCGCAGCATTGTTCATGATCTCCGGCGGACTGATTACCGATCTGATCGGGGTGGGTATGGCAATCGGCACGCTCCTCATCCAGCGTATTTTGAAGCCAAAACCAGGAACGACATTCCGGATAGGCGGGGCTGACTAA
- a CDS encoding zinc ribbon domain-containing protein YjdM encodes MSELPPCPKCESPYTYEDGDLLICPECAHEWSLATGQADANVVRDSNGTPLADGDTVSVIKDLKVKGSSSVVKVGTKVKGIRLVDGDHDIDCKIPGIGQMGLKSEFVKKVVE; translated from the coding sequence ATGAGCGAACTGCCACCCTGCCCCAAATGTGAATCCCCTTACACCTACGAAGACGGTGACTTGTTGATCTGCCCTGAATGCGCCCATGAATGGTCGCTTGCAACGGGTCAGGCGGATGCAAATGTTGTTCGCGATTCCAATGGCACCCCACTTGCCGATGGCGATACGGTTTCAGTAATCAAGGACCTCAAGGTCAAAGGTTCGTCATCTGTCGTCAAAGTCGGGACCAAGGTTAAGGGCATTCGCCTTGTCGATGGTGACCATGACATCGACTGCAAGATCCCGGGCATCGGTCAGATGGGGCTGAAATCGGAGTTCGTAAAGAAGGTTGTTGAATAG
- a CDS encoding YdcF family protein — MFYFLSKTISILSDAVFMHGFLLTVLLVFMFLRRTRKFAVVGLIIVSGASLLITVIPVGDALSHPLETRFEKPKLSQIEFAGTVTLAGSLDPDSYLERGEMNVGQSADRIFAMLRVASLYPDKPVLFTGGDGNLTERGFSEAVVLENWLDESGLKTSNMYFEKKSRNTHENATKSLEMVYREWPELAKKPWVLITSAQHMPRAVGVFRQAGWNVIPYPVDRSTSNDIHLASLNVSDGIKSLGRALREWVGLTAYYWTGRTDAWFPGPQNPGAEN, encoded by the coding sequence GTGTTCTACTTCCTGTCCAAAACGATAAGCATCCTGAGCGACGCTGTATTCATGCACGGTTTCCTCCTCACGGTTCTGTTGGTGTTCATGTTCCTCAGGAGAACTCGCAAATTTGCAGTTGTTGGATTGATTATTGTGAGCGGAGCGTCGTTGCTAATCACGGTTATCCCGGTTGGAGACGCGCTCTCGCATCCTCTTGAAACCCGTTTCGAGAAACCAAAACTCTCACAGATCGAGTTTGCTGGTACCGTCACATTGGCTGGGAGCCTTGACCCTGACAGTTACCTAGAGCGCGGCGAAATGAATGTAGGACAGTCAGCCGACCGGATATTCGCGATGCTGCGAGTTGCCAGCCTGTATCCTGATAAACCTGTCTTGTTCACTGGTGGGGATGGCAATCTGACAGAGCGCGGATTTAGTGAAGCAGTCGTCCTTGAAAACTGGTTGGACGAATCGGGCCTGAAGACGTCGAACATGTATTTTGAAAAAAAATCGCGGAACACGCACGAGAACGCGACGAAATCTCTGGAGATGGTCTATCGCGAGTGGCCTGAACTTGCCAAAAAGCCTTGGGTACTAATCACTTCGGCGCAGCATATGCCAAGGGCGGTAGGTGTATTCCGTCAGGCCGGCTGGAATGTGATCCCGTATCCGGTCGACAGATCCACCTCAAATGACATCCATTTAGCAAGTCTTAACGTCTCTGACGGTATCAAATCGTTGGGCCGTGCTTTGCGGGAATGGGTTGGTTTGACCGCCTACTACTGGACCGGCCGCACAGATGCATGGTTCCCCGGGCCACAAAATCCTGGGGCGGAAAACTGA
- a CDS encoding lytic murein transglycosylase — protein sequence MKFWKLLTAASVVAVMAANAPAFAQTDEKLPEFTTEGFDEWLVEFKKEAASKGISDATLDVAFANTKPIPKVIEYDRSQPEFKLTFEQYLDRVVPQSRINEGRKKYAENREIIDAAAKKYGVPGHYLTAFWGIETGFGRFTGGYSVVDSLATLAFEGRRAEYFRKELMNALTIIDAGHIAPEKMSGSWAGAMGQAQFMPSTFLNYARDGNGDGKIDLWGAKEDVFASAANYLSSVGWHADERWGRKISLPEDFNTEFEGRDIRKPISEWQELGVRMPTGADLPAADMEASIVIVNDGEGPAYMVYNNFHTIMHWNRSTYFAIAVGTLADAIAGR from the coding sequence ATGAAATTCTGGAAACTACTGACTGCCGCCTCCGTCGTTGCTGTGATGGCGGCAAATGCACCGGCCTTTGCACAGACCGATGAGAAACTTCCAGAATTCACCACCGAAGGATTTGACGAATGGCTCGTTGAATTCAAAAAGGAAGCCGCAAGCAAAGGCATTTCCGATGCCACACTCGACGTTGCCTTTGCCAATACCAAACCGATCCCCAAAGTGATCGAATATGATCGCAGCCAGCCGGAATTCAAACTGACCTTTGAACAATATCTTGATCGGGTTGTGCCGCAATCCCGCATCAATGAAGGTCGTAAGAAGTACGCCGAAAACCGTGAAATCATTGACGCCGCGGCCAAGAAATACGGTGTTCCGGGTCATTACCTGACAGCCTTCTGGGGCATTGAAACCGGATTTGGTCGTTTCACCGGCGGTTATTCGGTTGTTGATTCACTTGCGACCCTAGCATTTGAGGGACGACGCGCCGAATATTTCCGCAAGGAATTGATGAACGCGCTGACCATCATTGATGCTGGTCATATCGCGCCGGAAAAGATGTCGGGTTCCTGGGCAGGGGCCATGGGGCAGGCGCAGTTTATGCCATCTACCTTCCTGAATTACGCACGCGACGGCAACGGTGATGGCAAGATTGATCTTTGGGGGGCCAAGGAAGACGTCTTTGCCTCTGCTGCAAACTATCTTTCCTCGGTCGGATGGCATGCAGACGAGCGCTGGGGCCGCAAGATTTCGCTGCCGGAAGACTTCAATACCGAGTTTGAAGGTCGCGATATCCGCAAACCAATTTCTGAATGGCAAGAACTTGGCGTTCGCATGCCAACCGGTGCAGATTTGCCTGCGGCGGATATGGAAGCATCAATTGTCATCGTAAATGACGGTGAAGGTCCCGCATATATGGTTTATAACAACTTCCATACCATCATGCATTGGAACCGTTCGACTTACTTTGCGATTGCGGTTGGCACATTGGCCGATGCGATTGCCGGTCGTTAA
- a CDS encoding septal ring lytic transglycosylase RlpA family protein: MPKPRKSAFAHLRAKCRITLAVAAFGVLLSGCAETQLAVHGVKRLGGQSQQPAQIGNYKIGNPYEIAGQWYYPAVDYEYTETGIASWYGPKFHGKKTANGEIFDQYEVSAAHRTLPLPSIVRVTNLENGKSIKVRVNDRGPFAHGRIIDMSRRAAQLLGFERKGTAKVLVEVVEAESRQIAAIAQGKAAPQVTSAEQSTVTAAPRDVVETVRLDDGPITDAGEPTTSSIKLTPPSSSASVQSAPLDGVVEEAAVVEVAPVASSSIYVQAGAFSIYDNALNLRNRLYDLAPSKIESIDVKGTTFYRVRLGPLETVPEADILLERVIATGQNGAKVVVECADGGSATSVC; this comes from the coding sequence ATGCCCAAACCACGAAAAAGTGCCTTCGCACACCTGCGAGCCAAATGCCGCATCACCCTTGCGGTTGCAGCATTCGGCGTATTGCTGTCGGGCTGTGCTGAAACGCAACTGGCCGTCCATGGCGTCAAACGGCTTGGCGGTCAGTCACAACAACCTGCCCAAATTGGAAACTACAAGATCGGTAATCCATATGAGATTGCCGGCCAGTGGTATTATCCGGCCGTAGATTATGAATACACCGAAACCGGCATTGCATCCTGGTATGGCCCCAAGTTCCACGGCAAGAAGACCGCCAACGGCGAGATTTTTGATCAGTATGAAGTTTCGGCCGCCCATCGGACTTTGCCACTGCCGAGCATCGTTCGAGTGACAAACCTTGAAAACGGCAAGTCGATCAAGGTACGGGTCAATGATCGTGGACCATTCGCGCATGGGCGGATCATCGATATGTCGCGCCGCGCAGCCCAGCTTCTTGGGTTCGAGCGAAAAGGTACGGCGAAGGTTCTCGTCGAAGTGGTTGAAGCCGAAAGCCGTCAGATCGCAGCAATCGCGCAAGGTAAAGCCGCCCCGCAAGTTACCTCGGCCGAACAAAGCACCGTTACAGCGGCACCGCGCGATGTTGTTGAAACAGTCCGTCTTGATGACGGGCCAATAACGGATGCAGGCGAACCGACCACTTCGAGTATCAAACTGACACCACCGTCTTCCAGCGCCAGTGTTCAATCTGCGCCGCTTGATGGCGTGGTCGAAGAGGCCGCTGTGGTTGAAGTTGCGCCTGTCGCATCTTCTTCGATCTATGTCCAGGCAGGTGCCTTTTCCATATATGACAATGCCTTAAACCTGCGCAATCGCCTTTATGATCTGGCCCCCAGCAAGATTGAGTCGATCGACGTCAAGGGGACGACCTTTTACCGAGTGCGGCTTGGTCCGTTGGAAACAGTCCCGGAAGCGGACATCCTGCTTGAACGGGTGATTGCAACCGGCCAAAACGGGGCAAAAGTTGTCGTTGAGTGTGCTGATGGCGGCTCGGCGACATCAGTCTGTTGA
- a CDS encoding D-alanyl-D-alanine carboxypeptidase family protein produces the protein MTLMPPVPFKNTLNRVVAGAFIFGSVMAMSMSFASAQAIETSAREAFIMDFDTGAVLLDKEGDTLTEPASMTKMMTVHMLFKYIKDGRVSMDDTFHVSEKAWRKGGSKMFVEVNSNVSVSDLLHGIIVQSGNDAAIVVAEGIGGSEEAFAEAMTEEARAIGMTKSVFKNATGWPADGHLVTVHDLAILARDTIRNFPDLYELYSVKEFTYNGIRQPNRNPLLGTSAGVDGLKTGHTEAAGYGLTASAERDGRRLILVVNGLDSVRERRTESQKLLDWGFREFDNYDLFAEGETVSSANVWLGSETKVDLVADKEILLTLPRSASRDMKVTVVYDGPVPAPISQGDQIATLKVEVPDRDTIEFPLYAAHDVGRLGFVGRIGAAFKYLLWGANG, from the coding sequence ATGACTTTGATGCCGCCAGTTCCGTTCAAAAACACTCTGAACCGGGTAGTGGCCGGAGCCTTTATTTTTGGCTCAGTCATGGCAATGTCGATGAGCTTTGCAAGTGCGCAGGCAATAGAGACCAGCGCACGTGAAGCTTTCATTATGGACTTCGATACCGGCGCTGTGCTGCTTGATAAAGAAGGGGACACCCTGACTGAGCCGGCATCGATGACCAAGATGATGACCGTTCATATGCTGTTCAAGTATATCAAGGACGGTCGCGTTTCGATGGACGACACCTTCCACGTCAGCGAGAAAGCCTGGCGTAAGGGCGGATCGAAAATGTTTGTCGAGGTAAACTCCAACGTTTCGGTCTCGGATCTGCTGCATGGCATTATCGTTCAGTCGGGAAATGACGCGGCAATCGTCGTCGCAGAAGGCATTGGCGGGTCCGAAGAAGCCTTTGCCGAGGCAATGACCGAAGAAGCCCGCGCGATCGGCATGACCAAGTCGGTCTTTAAGAACGCCACAGGCTGGCCGGCGGACGGCCACCTTGTCACGGTTCATGATCTTGCCATCCTTGCGCGCGACACCATTCGCAATTTCCCGGATCTTTACGAGCTCTATTCCGTCAAGGAATTCACCTATAACGGTATCCGTCAGCCCAACCGTAACCCGCTGCTGGGAACGAGTGCCGGTGTTGACGGCCTCAAAACCGGTCACACAGAAGCGGCGGGATACGGTCTTACGGCCTCGGCCGAGCGTGACGGACGTCGGTTGATCCTTGTGGTTAACGGTCTGGATTCTGTACGTGAACGTCGCACGGAGTCCCAGAAGCTTCTGGATTGGGGCTTCCGCGAGTTTGACAACTACGATCTGTTCGCAGAGGGCGAAACCGTGAGTTCCGCCAATGTTTGGTTGGGTTCGGAAACCAAGGTTGATCTCGTCGCTGACAAGGAAATCCTTTTGACACTGCCGCGCAGTGCGAGCCGCGATATGAAGGTCACCGTCGTCTATGATGGTCCGGTGCCGGCCCCGATCAGCCAGGGCGATCAGATCGCAACACTTAAGGTCGAAGTCCCGGACCGGGACACCATCGAGTTCCCGCTTTATGCTGCCCATGATGTCGGACGCCTGGGATTTGTAGGCCGTATTGGAGCAGCCTTCAAATATCTTCTCTGGGGGGCAAACGGGTGA
- the tmk gene encoding dTMP kinase yields the protein MKSKPGLFISFEGGEGSGKSTQIHHLAAWFREQGQEVVVTREPGGSPGAEEIRNLILTGDPGRWDAVTEALLMFASRRDHVERTIRPALAEGKVVLCDRFADSSVVYQGYGHGLGADYIRNLWKLAIGDFKPDLTVIFDLPLEVGLDRAGARFANVSAAEDRYERMGLAFHERIRDGYREIAATEKDRCVVIDASGDIESVGERVIAAVQGRIAGQGT from the coding sequence GTGAAGTCGAAGCCCGGTTTGTTCATCAGTTTCGAAGGCGGTGAAGGCAGCGGAAAGTCCACCCAGATCCACCATTTGGCAGCCTGGTTCCGTGAGCAGGGCCAAGAAGTTGTTGTCACGCGCGAACCTGGCGGCTCGCCGGGTGCCGAGGAAATCCGCAACCTTATTCTGACAGGCGATCCCGGTCGCTGGGACGCCGTAACCGAAGCCCTTCTGATGTTTGCGTCGCGTCGTGATCATGTTGAACGCACTATTCGCCCGGCCCTTGCCGAGGGAAAAGTCGTTCTTTGTGACCGGTTCGCGGACTCATCGGTTGTCTATCAGGGCTACGGCCATGGCCTTGGTGCAGACTATATCCGCAATCTTTGGAAACTGGCGATCGGAGACTTCAAACCTGATCTGACCGTAATTTTTGATCTGCCGCTTGAAGTTGGTCTTGACCGAGCTGGAGCACGCTTTGCCAATGTCAGTGCCGCTGAGGACCGCTATGAACGCATGGGACTTGCATTTCACGAGCGCATACGTGACGGTTACCGCGAAATTGCAGCAACTGAAAAAGACCGTTGTGTCGTCATTGACGCCAGTGGAGACATCGAAAGCGTAGGTGAACGTGTCATCGCCGCTGTTCAGGGGCGCATTGCCGGGCAGGGGACCTGA